The region ACGCCTCCAAGGTCTGAACTAGACGTCCAAATGATCCGAGGACTCACTCCTCACGTAATAAGTCCTGCTGAGACctgagaggcagacagaggatGAGGGAGGCAAAGCTggagagagcgacagagacagagagagagcgacagagacagagagagcgacagagacagaaagagagagagacacacagaggaagaccGGCGCCAAAATGATGTGAGAAAAAAGCAGCGAAGGGAAACTGATGACAGGCAGCGTTTCTGCAGCTGAAGCTCAGCACTGCACCGAAAAAGCAAGCAGAgagcagagatttaaaaaaaaaagtcaaaaaacaagaaaacatattGAATGGAACGAGAAGCAGTGACAGggagggggaaaagaaaaaaagacaaaaatcaaaatctacaaacagacaaatgtatTTCAAGTTTCTGTTAAATCTTCCATCTGAAACGCTCCGAGGTTTTCCTGTGTTCTATGAGTCACTGAAGCTGAGAACTGAGCTTCCATCCCCTGATCGGCCACCGGGGACGTCAGGGTTTGGTGCATTGGTGTAACGGACCTTGTGTCCGCGAGGAGACGAGAGCGTTCGTCTGTTACTGCAGAGAGGACGCCGTGAGACGGAAAATCTGTCCTTACTCAGCTCCTCTCCGAGTGATGCAAGGAGGAGTGTGAGGGTGCTGtaaagtgagggaggaggaaacagagggagaggaaggataCTGtcaagtgagggaggaggaaacagagggagggaggaggaaacacagagaggaaggatAGACAgcgagaaaaggaggaggaaatgaacaAGGGGGAGATGAGGAGAGTAGACAAGACAAGAGGAGATAAGAAAAAGGGATGGAAAGAGGGATaaggagaggaaaacaaggaAAAGACAAATGTGGAGGtagaaaaggaaacagagaagaggatttgagaaggaaggaaggaagggagggagggagggagggagggagggagggaggaggagtgtttatctttctctttctcctcaatGTCTGACCtgatctttctttctctcagcgGCTCCTCGATGCTTCAGACAAATAAACCAAgaggagaaacaacaacagGCTGAACGTCCCCGGAGTCGTTGATTTAATCTATAAACCGAGTTTGAGATGAAATacgtctttttttctttctttcttgtttcaTCCACTGGCGTCTGGATAACAAAtaataagaacacacacacacacacacacaccatgttgtACTATACAGAGGTTTCCATTCTGTGTGCAACATTAAGAGTTTGGTTTTATCTCTGCagattaaaatgacaaacatactaaaaagttgttttcatatcgagtcacattaaaaaaaaagtttgatgacatcatcacttctGAATACGCAAGAGTGAAAATTATGTCttaataaaatttaaaaaaagaactttaTTAGACCGTTTGCTTTCAGGCTGTTAAAAcgatgaattattaaaaaagcaataaaaggAAATGAGCTGCAAAAAAGAGTGAAAGGATCCTCAGACCAGAACAGGACACGTCGGGCTCTGAATACTAATCCTCATCGTCTCTGTGGAGCGAAGGACGCCGCTCGGCCAGATGGCGAGGGGACGTCCGCCATGTTAGCTACAAGCTAACTGCTGTAGCGGCTCAGGGGAGCTGTGGTCAAGGACGCGGTCGCCTCTGATACGTTAAGTTTCTGAAGATGTGAGCGTCTGTGAGGATGAAAATAAACTCTTAATTAACCGAtggatgaattaaaataaaatcctgacaCCGCTCTGAACTCAGAAACAGACGACGACGAGGTGGCGACTtatcagttttctctttcagagGATTTTCTGAAAGCTCTCTCTTTCTGGCGGAGGCCGGTGAAGCCTCTCAGCAGGTCAGGAGCCGCTTGAAGCGTCTGCAGGAGCAGATAAGACGAGAGGAGCTTCACGTCTGACTCACCTCAAGCTGCTTTAAGAGTTTCTGTGTGTCGGGACACAAacgtccgagtcagttgctctggaggTTTTCTGGAACTTTTACTGCGGCGCCCAAGTTAAATGTCTGGAAAGCGTCACAGCGACGTGATTTCTCTAAccggaagaaaacaaatatctaaatctgtttctgttttatcttatttgttgaaagcCTCTTCACGTCAGAGACGACTGTCAGAAGTTAGCGTCACTGAAAAGTCGCAGATCtgcaagtgaatttaaatgtggtttcgtaAGGAGACACTTTGGTCTTGGCGGACGTATGTGCAGCCCTTCTAGTCTGGATTCTGGATTTCCTTCGCTCTCGCTGCCTCAGTcgtctcttttcttcctcctgttcaTTTTCTTCTGAACTTAAAAAGCAGCTTCTCTCAGGTAACCGTGCTTCGCTCTCATCGTCTTGCATAATGAGTCCGAGCTGTTAAAAGGCAGCTCTGAGTAAACCAACGTAACGACCGGACCTTTCAGGCTGTTCACTTGCAGCCACGCCAACGTGCAGCCGCTGAACGAGCCGCAGCGCCGCCGGCTCACCTTGAGATTTAAAGAGTAGGTCACACAAAAAGAGCAGCATGTGGCAATTATCggaagaacagagagagagagagagagagagagagatgatgaggGGGAGGaatcagagagaaaacatgacGGGATCGTGGTCAAACACTGAATCATCACTTTGACCTTGAGATATGAATCTTTTCCGTGGCATCGCTGGAGATAATGTCGCAGTAAATGGAGGCGGAGGACGTCTCTGAATGGATCTGACTGTGAGAGTGAAGCTCGTTTCATCAGTCACAAGCACCAAAATCCTTCCTCTGGAAATCAAAACAACGACAAACTCACACCACAAAAAAACTTGATCTCTGAGCAAGCGAGGTGAGATCCAGGAACTCAAAGGTCAGAACGCACATGGAGAACTGGTAAGAATCAAGGGTTCTGCAGACTGTTCCCCTCTGGTGTCTGTGTAACCTCACatcgtcttctcctcctcaggagTCGCAGGAGGAAAACGTTCAGCAGAAGAGAGGCGGACCTCAGAGGGTTTAGAAGTGGAATACCTGCTGCTGGCCCTGGACTTTGGGGAAATCCTCTTTCTGCTTGCGGGTCTTGGGTCTTTCCAGGCTGCCCTGTTGGAGGTGTTTGAGTCTGGCTGCGACGGTGAAGCCCTTCGTCGGCCCCGGGGAGTTACTGCTGTTCTGTGGGAGCCAGGAGACGAGAGGGGCGATCAAAAGTCATTTCAATCACTGGTGTCCACAAAGATTTGGCCACACGAGGTAACtgctttgttttactttgaaaataaaacgCTCTGCTGCGGGAAACGTAGTTTTAACGACCAACGTTACAAAGACacagttttattcaaatgttaatCACTGACCCTTGAGTCAATACAAGCAGGATCTGGATTTAaatctcctgcaggaggagaataGATTCTTACAGAGCAACGATTCTGTATCCCTCCCCCGATTCTAACAGCGACCTGCGAACACGAGTCGTCTCCACTCGGCTGAACGTGTCACTGGAGCTGTCAGGAAGTGCACGagacaaaaaaactaaacatatcACCGGCTTCAGCCGCGCTGACTCACCGCACATCACGTCAGTGGTTCGAGGGTTCGAACGTTTACACAGATGTTGGATTTCATCTCAGAGAAAAGcttcacagataaaaacatcatcGTGCACATAGAGGAAGCCGAGGAGGAGGTCGAGGGAGGAAGTGTTAAAAAGGTTAGAAAGAGAAGTTCAGTCCAACGtctgcagctgcaaacacaatCAATCATCTGATCTAACGTAACGTGTGAGAAGGTTTTTAAAAGTCTCATCAGTAGATTTTAGAGAACTGGTGACGTCTTGTCccaaaaatatttaaagcaacactttgcAATGTTacctgagcaacagcgccctctgcagccactcGTGGTGAATCGTTATTTGGTCATTTATGCTACGAATATAACTACGTCCATTTCAGACGACATAACCGTCACCGTCCACATACAGTACGTCCACCTGTGGTTGTTGAGCAActcatccactagagggcagcacagagtccAGATTTCTTCCCCGTATCTTAGAATCGTCTCGCTGGAGCTACTGGCAACACTTAATGAAATCACGATAAACTTCTCTCTGTGATTAAACTAGTTTTTACAGCTCATTCAGACTTCAGTTCCACTTCCTGCCTCGGTGGAGATGATGACTCGTCGGGTTTTAGTCGTTAAAAAGGTTCGAGTGAAGCAGGAGGAATAAAAGCAGATAAAGGAGTTGAAGTAGAAGCACAGTCCACAGGCTGGAGGTTTTCATTTTACCTTTCTGGGCCTGGAGGTGCAGGGAGGAGCGGCGGCGGCGATGCTGCGCCGTTTAAAACAATCTTTTACAGGCGTTCTCTCAAATATCTTTGCTCCGTGGTGGTCGTATGAAAGATGGTGGCAGAGACATGTGAACACACTGACACGACACGTGACAACAAAACTGAAATCAGCTGCAAACACCTGGTTCATCCAAAAACCGTCTCACCTCCAGCTCCGCTATGATCCTCTCCTCGTCGTCCTCGTCCTGAATCGCAGACGCTGCGATCACAGGCGGCGTCGACGCAGGGCGGGGGGTGTCCGACGGGGTCCGCCTCAGCTTCACCAGAGTTTTGGGGATGTCGCCATCGTCCTCCATCTTAAACGGTCAAAATGAAAGAATTCTAAAAGCAGAGTTTAAActcactaaaataaataaagaatgaacAGAGAGCAGGTGTTCAGAGACTCTTCAGACTCAGACGTGAACATTTCACAGCTCTCAGACTGAACTGTGTGAATGAAGCGAGCAAAAAGAAAGTACTTGACACTGCTCAATGAAACTGGGTCGAGGTCTCTGAGGAAGGTTTCCAGCACCTTATTAAAGTGAAGAATTCCGTCTGTTCAAGATTCACGAGTGAACTCGACTTtaaagcagcggcagcagcttgTTGTTACCTGGGAACCAGTCGCTGCGAGTCTCACACCACCGAACATCAGGTTTGTTAATAAGTGGGTCAGACTCCGTCTCGTTAAATGAAACAACTCAACCTGCGTCACGGCTTCTCTGTTTGAGTCAGATTTAAAACCTCCGACGGCGTCGGCTCTAATATTAAGAAGAAAcgcataaaataaaaataataaataataaaagaagttCGATGCAACGCGTctttttcaaaaaagaaaatccatcaCATGCAGAAAAGAACAAGTTGATCCTTTGAAACGATCACACGGTTTCAACCGAACTTAAAAAACCTCTCACCTTCAGGTTCTTGGTCGTCACGACGACCTCTCCGGTGCGGTTGGTGGTGAGGCCGTGTGCTGAGGGGAAGCTTCGTCGTGGCGGAGGCGGTGGCGGAGACTTGGAGGGTTTCTCTGTTCGGTACCGAGTCACGTTGAGGTCGACTGCGGACGGAAGATAAAACTTCAGAAACGAACTTCTACTGGAGCGTCAAAAAAACTAAAGCACAAACCGTCCTCTCACCACAACCTCATGAGTTAAAAAGCAGAAAGTGACTCGTGGATTTTTACAGGTTGATCGTACGAAGGAGTAAAAAAGAAACGATACTGAAATATGAGACGATAAATGTAAAGTAACCAGGAATATTAATtatttatagaaataaaataaaaacacactctgACTCACCCGACCCTCGGTGTGAACCGCCCCCCTCCATACTGTTCAGCTTCTGGGCAGCCAGCTGCACTTTGCCAGGCTGCTGGTCGCCGCCGGGTGTCGTGGTGGCGGTGGCCGTGGCGCCGGTGTTAGCGGCTGCAGCTGAAGTAGCTGTGGTGGGTGTAATTGGGATGGTGATCTGGGGCTTGGGGGGCACTGCCGGCTTGTTGATGTGCTTGGCAGCGAAGTCGAGGTCGGGGATGGCCTTCATCAGCTCGGCCTGCGTCTCCTCCAGCAAGCGATTGATGTCCTGGGCGCTGAACTGGGTCAAGCTGGCACGTTTCTCCTCCCAGTCCCGCTCTGCcgcctgaaacacacagacgaTGAGATCGTCCTCACAGGAAATGTAATTACCTGATGTCACGGAACACGTAGAGGTGTAATCACCATCTGGCTAAAACAGACATCTTTAACGTGCTGAATGAGGATTATACACAACAGCCTGATCCATAATCAGCAGCTGATTACCAGTCGGACTTCAGCTGACACCGACTTGTCCGGAGGACGCCGAGTCGGCAGCTCGTCGAGGACTCGGTTTCTGAAGGTCATGGAGGGCTGGACGTCCTGCTCCAGGCCCGAGGCGTCTCCGTCGGACGCCGGCATCCAGTTGGCCAGGCCGGAGCTTGTGCTGAGGTCGCTGAGCGAGGGACTGTTCAGGATGTCCAGGTCCGAGCCGCGGCTCACGTCCTCCGCTCGCTTGGTCTGGGCGGAGAGGTCGTCGGCGCTCTTCCACACGCCCTCGGTGACTTGTCTGAACATATAGGAGGGATACAAAACACTACAATACACACAGGACACCATGAAGGTCCTACACCGTGTTAGAACAACAACCTGGAAactcagagaaacacaacatgcacaggATGAACAGTGAGTCTGTCAGTTTCAGTTTATAATTCCAGCTCGTCATTCGTCACCGATGCACTCGAAGACCAAGACGATTGAGTCGGAACGATTTGTGTTTGACTGAAGATTTGAAACGGTTCATTTCATCGATCACGACGGAAACGTTGAGAGACTGAGGAGCAGCTGATTTCTTCGTCAAATGAAGaatcaaagaaacagaaactcacGTGTTTGTATCAGCGGCAGAAaaaaatttacatttgaaacaTTTGAGAAGTGACtcaacaacacatacacactaacacacacacacacacacacacacacacacgcacagtaaaCCTGCCTCTGATGTTTCAGACGGAAACTCTTCCTTCAGCTCTGACAGGTAATTTGCTCAGCGTCTGATGCTTTGCTCACTTTTTATCAGTCGAACAAAACCAGGAGgagaaaaatctgaatttctGCTTTTAATCTCTAAAGCGTTCGTGTGGAAACTCATCCCTGAGAATTCTTTGTAGAATCTGGAGTAAAACCAGGATTTCAGCAGCTCTCAGAACCTTTTCAAACATTCACGATGAAAGTTTGAGATTAAACGACAGAACCGTCTTTAAATTCAGACGTGAGGAGCGACGAGAATCTTCCAGAGTCTGAAACGTCAAACACGACCTCGAGCAAATGTTGTTGCCTAACATTTAGATTTGGAATATTATTCATTTGTTATTAACAAAGTCGACCCTcaactttgtttttaactttatttatctacttgtttttcttttcttttcatgaatCGTTCCTCAGCTTCCTTAAATCTGACCTGATGTTATGGCAGAAAATCGAACGTCCGATTTCCTGAAtcaattatttttgtatttcatggattttttatttctcttgttttttctttattctgatATTATgacttgtttttcattaaattacaactttattcttgtcattttcttttttttatcagaattaaacttttaaaaaaaatctaatattctTAATATGATCAGAGCCACATTTGAATtttacgactttattctcatagTTTTAAATTATTCTTGAGATCCAATAATGGAGTATGGCCATAATACACTTCCATAGTATTTCACTGTAGGATCATGATACGATATAAAACTATCATGTaacttaaataatttaaaagagTTCATCTTTCATTCTCAGACGATACACAGTCACTTTAGAACAAACCTGAAAATTCAAAAACCTTCACGGAGAAGTCACAACAGAAAGTCGAGTGTGAGTGAAGTCGGGGCTCGTACCTGCGCAGCGTGCTGAGTGCATCAGTCATGGTGTTGCAGCGCTTCAGCAGCGCGTCCAGGCGGTGAGGCTCCTCCTTCAGGAACTTCAcggcctccacctccaccctcaGCACCACCCGCATCTTACTCTGCAGGCTGGGGAACTGGtctgtgagggagggagagagagagggagagagagggagagagggatgagcagAGAGGATGTGATGGAAGAGCGAGGGGATCACAGGAACCACGACGATGCAGCTTCTGTCGCTGTTATTTGAAGGCAGTGGATTCTCCTGAGGTCGAAGGTCACGATGGACGAGAGGCATCAAACACAAAGAGGGTTTTTCTGAGTGGACGAATATTTGAACTTCACCCGACGCTCAAACAGAACAAACCCAGCGTCTCGTCGAGTAGAAGCAGCGAGTCCACACGTTCACGTAACAGGCTCCTCTGAGATTTTACGAGTAATGTTCCAGGTGGCGAGCGGAGAACACGGGTCAGAGGAGCCGAGTCCAGAACTTCATGAATATCAATTTATTACGACTCATAAATATTCATCTGTGACTCGGGGAAACAGAAATTTGACAAACACGTATTTCAGCAGAACAAGtggttgaactttgacctgagAATAAAACCTGTTCCTCACGTGAGCGGATTTAAAGATTTacgatgtttttctttttgtaaagtTCGTGAGAAATCTCAGTATTTACATCATGACAATCAAATCATGGAGGGAAAAGATCCACAGGTCAAAGATcatcaaacatcacacactcactcttcaGCTCAGTGAGCGTCTCTCCCAGAATCCTCAGCTCTTTGCTCTTCTGCTCCACGTCCTGCTCCGTCACCAGCCCGTGGTTGATGGACgagttcctctgcagctcctccaccgACTTCTCCAGGTCGCTGTGGACGAGCGGGTCACAGACTCAACTTCTCTCAGAAGCAAAAAGATCTTAAAGAAGATttctgacaaaaacatttattgtagtaaaaagaaaacacgatGTCgctcaggaggaaaagaaacgtgacctttgactttctgctacagaaatcaaatcCCTTCACCTGAGTCTAAATCaacgtttgtgccaaatgttgAGACATTGCGTTCACAacaatgggacagacagacggaccTCCCATGATGCCTTTGTCCACTGGGTCTCGTCTGTGCGGCGGAATAATAAGAAACTAAAGAAGCTTCATTGAGTttgacacagaggagagagtggaCTGAGAATCACAGCTCAGCAGATTCAGACTGCAGCTACCGACTCTGTAGTCAGAGTGAATGTTGggaagttaaataaaaaaaacaaaaacacgacACATCCTCATTGATGTAGGATAGATGTTCGATACCCAGCCCTCGTCTCTGCGTGCGGTCCTGCCGCCCCCCCGTGTTTTCCTCGACCCCAGGTTGACAAGACAAATTAACTCGACGCTCGGATCAATCGCTGCCTGGactcactgcagctgctggatgagCAGCTCCTCCTGGTTCAGGTACTtgagtctctcctcctccaccaggagGCGCTGTCTCTGGAGCGGGTCCTCCTGAGTGCGCATGGCGTCCAGCATCATGAGGCTCAGCTCCGACTCCGTCTGCCTCAGCAGCGTCAGGACCGAGTCCTGGTTCTCCAGCTGCGACGAAGAGTCACACGGTTCATTTGGACGAAGAACACGAGTCAACAAAATCTATATCTGGACATTTTAAAGAACGGTAAACTTTGCGTCCACACTCGCCTGCATGTTGCGCAGCTGCGACAGCTGTTTGCGCAGAGCGTTGGTGTTCTGCTGCAGGCCCTGCAGGTGGAGCTGCATCTGGAGACGAGACACCGTCACGGGCTGGTTGGGCCCCGACGACGGAGGAGGCATCAGGGCCAAAGGAGCAGAAGGAGTcaaagctgcaggagaggaggcgTTTAGGGAACCGGCTCTTTGTTTAGTTGCTTTAGAGAGAGAATAGAAGTTGTCCTGAAACACTTTAACTAACGGATCATGAGAGGAATCCCCGAAAGCTTCGACTCTCATGACCTCAAACTATCGTCCGGGAGAAAAAAGAATCGTCTCAGGATTTGGCGGCAGCAGCAGTTTCAGGACAAGTTCTATCGGCAGGTCAGAGGTGGAGATTTGAACGTAACGATGATAAACAGCACGAGGAGGCTTCAGGGACAAACAGGGCGGGAACGGTAAAACACAATCATCTCAATAAATCTAAGTAATAACAACAGAATCCCTCCGAGCGAGCGTTTCCTCCGTTCAAATGAAGACGACAGTAATtaggagtcacacacacacacacacacacatcgtgcAGAACCACAGAGGGGAACTGGAAGACAATCGATAACAGAGCAGTGGATTTTAGGAGAGTTGCATTTTCAGGCCACTTTCatgaactgaaattaaaaacaaatctcctGAAAAAGACTTTTTAAACCCTTCAGCCTCCAGCTCGCTGCAGTGAGAGCCCCTGAACACCGAGAGGTTTTAAACCCCAACGAACAGATTTAGACGAGTCGTCTCTCCGCAGCTTCACCAGGTCACAACACTCCGACGCACTCTTCATTTAGATTCTTCAATCGCCTTTTATACTCATCCAATGAATAAATCACAGGTAAGAAAAGTGGGTCACGTAATAAACTAAAGTCTTTCCCGACTGTGAAAACACGCCTACTTGGAAgatgtttccatgttttcctCACAAGATCTCAGTGAACACGTTAAGTCGCATCACACGTGTTGCGGAACCCAGACACACGATCTGAGGTTTTCCTCCGTTGTTCATTCAGTTTGAATTTTCAGTAGAAACCGACGCCCACAGACACAGAACTCcacagaagaaaagtgaaattcaagGCTTATCTACAATTTGACACGAGGTTTCATTTTCTCATGTTCATGCACAATCAGATAAAAggagaaaattaatttaaatcttCTCTTGTTGGACTCTTCACGCTGGGAAACAGACGCTACAGCTTCAGAATCAAAAGAAATCAAGTCGCTCGGCCCACGCTTCAAAAACAGACGCTTTTATCTGCGTCTGAGCAAAAACAGTCGCTGGACCTTTGAAATCGCTCCGAGAAATTCAGTGAGAGATTCAGTGTCTGATTTAATGCAACTCAAATAATTTGTTACAGAAGACGACAAAAAAACGAGGGGAGAgtgaaggaacacacacacacacacacacacacacacacacacacacacaggttctaAACACCGACGGGGGAACAGGACACTTGAGGAACACAGACAGTAGctacctttcttttttttagttcGTCCAGCTAAAACAAAACCATGAGCAGCAGTTACACAGCAGCAAGaagccgacacacacacacaaacacacgcacacacacacacacacacaatcagccGTTAGCATCACATCACAAGGCCGTGTGAGAAAtatgcaaagaaaaagaaatagcagcagaggaggaggagccattTTACGTGACCAGCGAGGCAGAGTGACGGGCAGCGACAGGAAGTAGTTTGTGAGAACTTACTGTCAGTTCCAGAGCAGTCACTGGCCGACTCAATCTTCTCCCTGGAAGAGGAGAGAGTCAAAGTTCTGAAACACGACTGAGAAgatctagtgtgtgtgtgtgtgtgtgtgtgtgtgtgtgtgtgtgtgtgtgtgtgtgtcttacggGCTCTCGGCCTCCGGCGCTCTGCTCAGGACTCTCTGCAGCAGCCCGGTCAGACTGGCTATCTGCTTCTCCATGGCCTCCATACGCTCcctggatggagggagagataCGATCTGTGTCATTGATCACGTGACACCGTCATGTTACATTAGATCTATGTCATTGATCACGTGACACCGTCATGTTACATTAGACTGGGGATAAAAAACTGCAGACGTTGCGTTCTGATTCTGAGTTCCTGACTGAAGTGTCTCATGCATGTGAAGTGAATAAACCTGTCTAACCATGTCCCCTCAGGTTGTGTCCTACCTTGTCTCCGTCTCGTTCCCCAGCAGCGGTGAGCCGAAGCCCCCGGCGTTCCCCCCCTCGCCCCCGGGCCCGGCCATCAGGCACAGCTGCTCCGAGGTGAGACCTAAGGGCCCCTGGCCCCGGGCTTTGGGACTGTCCCCGAAcacagaggaggtcacagagtccCTTCTCAAGCTCTGCCTGCCGGGGGAGCCGCGGCCGGGCATGGTGCCTGCGTAGGAGTCCCTCATGTCAGGGATCTTctggggggaggaggggggaggcaCCCGCAGACCCATGGCCAACACAGACGCAGCGTAGGCGTCGTTGTAGAGGGGTCCTCCCGGCCTGTAGAGAGCACCACTCTCCATCAGCTCCCCTTGTAAAGCAGCGGCTGAATAGGAGGTGAGAGAACGCACCGATCCGGCTCCCCCaccgccgccgcctcctccaCGGCGGTATAAAGAGCCGTAAGGGTCGGCTCTGGCCGGGAGGGGGGAGTGAGGACCTCCAGCGAGACTCAGCCGACTCGCTTCAGGGCCCAGAGAGTAGGGGTCCGCGTAGATCCCCCCTCCACCCCGATCGTCCCCCCGCAGCAGCACCATGCTCCGGGAGCCGCCCACTTCGTCGTCGGGCTTCACATCCCTGCGCTCCAGGATGGCgctggaggaggtgcagaagGCCTgctgggggtggtgggggtttTGGGGGTACTGGTGGAGCTGCGGCTGCTGGTGGGGGGAGGAGTGGTGGGACTGGGAGTGCGGATGCGGCAGGGAGTGGGTGTGGTGCTGGGGGCCGGCGTAGGACGAAGGTCTGCCGCCGCTGTAGAGGAGGCGGGCGCGGGACGGCGAACCCTGGGGCGGGGAGGCAGAGGCGGAGGAATGCTGGGAGGACAGGGGCGGGTTGCTGAGGCGACGGTTGGGTGGAGAATCCTGAGGTGCATAAACCATCTCCCTCTGTGAAGAAACAGAAGATCTGTCAAAAGATTTATTGTGACACGGTCACCATGATTCCAGATTCTCCACAGATTCTCCTCCAGATCTCCAGAAGGCGACATATCGAGATCAATCGGCcactgcagccaatcagagcaatTAGTAATACGTTTTTTAACTGCCcaacttgtttttatgtttttatataatgaCACTACTTGAAGTCTGTTTCTTTGGTATTTGTTCCGAAGCTTAAACGTTCTCTCAGAGTAAACAACGTGATTCTGACTCGAACAGTTGAACGAGTTTGTCAGTGAATGAGTTCTGAATGAAGTTGTTCCTTG is a window of Paralichthys olivaceus isolate ysfri-2021 chromosome 21, ASM2471397v2, whole genome shotgun sequence DNA encoding:
- the srcin1b gene encoding SRC kinase signaling inhibitor 1 isoform X6; the encoded protein is MISAGDAEFPRDYHTLAGSRGARRFPDNSNGGFTSSSLDRRHNAVAAKSLEALNSIHKADIERQRDALVDLQKNKFSNSPGSMSQGSPSAGRQQQPNYWSFKTRTPRVTRLSPTQPALSDQANRVSFASAENLETMSEPDIPIGFNRMNRLRQSLPLARSSSQAKLRAPGILFLQLGEETRRVHLTHELTSLETLRALIVHMFPQRLTMAMLRSPSTALLIKDETRNVFYELEDPRDVQDRCVIKIYCKEPVYGTYPAHHSPHLANGDLRREMVYAPQDSPPNRRLSNPPLSSQHSSASASPPQGSPSRARLLYSGGRPSSYAGPQHHTHSLPHPHSQSHHSSPHQQPQLHQYPQNPHHPQQAFCTSSSAILERRDVKPDDEVGGSRSMVLLRGDDRGGGGIYADPYSLGPEASRLSLAGGPHSPLPARADPYGSLYRRGGGGGGGGAGSVRSLTSYSAAALQGELMESGALYRPGGPLYNDAYAASVLAMGLRVPPPSSPQKIPDMRDSYAGTMPGRGSPGRQSLRRDSVTSSVFGDSPKARGQGPLGLTSEQLCLMAGPGGEGGNAGGFGSPLLGNETETRERMEAMEKQIASLTGLLQRVLSRAPEAESPEKIESASDCSGTDTGRTKKKKALTPSAPLALMPPPSSGPNQPVTVSRLQMQLHLQGLQQNTNALRKQLSQLRNMQLENQDSVLTLLRQTESELSLMMLDAMRTQEDPLQRQRLLVEEERLKYLNQEELLIQQLHDLEKSVEELQRNSSINHGLVTEQDVEQKSKELRILGETLTELKNQFPSLQSKMRVVLRVEVEAVKFLKEEPHRLDALLKRCNTMTDALSTLRSVLYPSYMFRQVTEGVWKSADDLSAQTKRAEDVSRGSDLDILNSPSLSDLSTSSGLANWMPASDGDASGLEQDVQPSMTFRNRVLDELPTRRPPDKSVSAEVRLAAERDWEEKRASLTQFSAQDINRLLEETQAELMKAIPDLDFAAKHINKPAVPPKPQITIPITPTTATSAAAANTGATATATTTPGGDQQPGKVQLAAQKLNSMEGGGSHRGSVDLNVTRYRTEKPSKSPPPPPPRRSFPSAHGLTTNRTGEVVVTTKNLKMEDDGDIPKTLVKLRRTPSDTPRPASTPPVIAASAIQDEDDEERIIAELEIFERTPVKDCFKRRSIAAAAPPCTSRPRKNSSNSPGPTKGFTVAARLKHLQQGSLERPKTRKQKEDFPKVQGQQQVFHF
- the srcin1b gene encoding SRC kinase signaling inhibitor 1 isoform X7, whose amino-acid sequence is MGNSSFPGREKRKGPMISAGDAEFPRDYHTLAGSRGARRFPDNSNGGFTSSSLDRRHNAVAAKSLEALNSIHKADIERQRDALVDLQKNKFSNSPGSMSQGSPSAGRQQQPNYWSFKTRTPRVTRLSPTQPALSDQANRVSFASAENLETMSEPDIPIGFNRMNRLRQSLPLARSSSQAKLRAPGILFLQLGEETRRVHLTHELTSLETLRALIVHMFPQRLTMAMLRSPSTALLIKDETRNVFYELEDPRDVQDRCVIKIYCKEPVYGTYPAHHSPHLANGDLRREMVYAPQDSPPNRRLSNPPLSSQHSSASASPPQGSPSRARLLYSGGRPSSYAGPQHHTHSLPHPHSQSHHSSPHQQPQLHQYPQNPHHPQQAFCTSSSAILERRDVKPDDEVGGSRSMVLLRGDDRGGGGIYADPYSLGPEASRLSLAGGPHSPLPARADPYGSLYRRGGGGGGGGAGSVRSLTSYSAAALQGELMESGALYRPGGPLYNDAYAASVLAMGLRVPPPSSPQKIPDMRDSYAGTMPGRGSPGRQSLRRDSVTSSVFGDSPKARGQGPLGLTSEQLCLMAGPGGEGGNAGGFGSPLLGNETETRERMEAMEKQIASLTGLLQRVLSRAPEAESPEKIESASDCSGTDTLTPSAPLALMPPPSSGPNQPVTVSRLQMQLHLQGLQQNTNALRKQLSQLRNMQLENQDSVLTLLRQTESELSLMMLDAMRTQEDPLQRQRLLVEEERLKYLNQEELLIQQLHDLEKSVEELQRNSSINHGLVTEQDVEQKSKELRILGETLTELKNQFPSLQSKMRVVLRVEVEAVKFLKEEPHRLDALLKRCNTMTDALSTLRRQVTEGVWKSADDLSAQTKRAEDVSRGSDLDILNSPSLSDLSTSSGLANWMPASDGDASGLEQDVQPSMTFRNRVLDELPTRRPPDKSVSAEVRLAAERDWEEKRASLTQFSAQDINRLLEETQAELMKAIPDLDFAAKHINKPAVPPKPQITIPITPTTATSAAAANTGATATATTTPGGDQQPGKVQLAAQKLNSMEGGGSHRGSVDLNVTRYRTEKPSKSPPPPPPRRSFPSAHGLTTNRTGEVVVTTKNLKMEDDGDIPKTLVKLRRTPSDTPRPASTPPVIAASAIQDEDDEERIIAELEIFERTPVKDCFKRRSIAAAAPPCTSRPRKNSSNSPGPTKGFTVAARLKHLQQGSLERPKTRKQKEDFPKVQGQQQVFHF